The Ananas comosus cultivar F153 linkage group 7, ASM154086v1, whole genome shotgun sequence genome has a window encoding:
- the LOC109712379 gene encoding protein DETOXIFICATION 40-like (The sequence of the model RefSeq protein was modified relative to this genomic sequence to represent the inferred CDS: added 106 bases not found in genome assembly) — protein MASLEKPSSSPLLTPSTTVNHGHGHDHDHDHDQLPPSTSATTHGVDARLESILTDASLPWRRRAWCALGIELRLLLALAAPAVAVYMINYVMSMSTQIFSGHLGNLELAAASLGNTGIQIFAYGLMLGMGSAVETLCGQAYGAHKYEMLGIYLQRSTVLLTATGIPLAVVYAFSRPILVLLGESPEIAEAASIFVYGLIPQIFAYAVNFPIQKFMQAQSIVAPSAYISTATLIVHLLLSWGVVYKVGLGLLGASLVLSLSWWIIVGAQFVYIAASPRCRLTWTGFSWQAFAGLGEFFKLSAASAVMLCLETWYFQVLVLIAGLLENPELALDSLSVCMTLSGWVFMISVGFNAAASVRVSNELGAGNPKSAAFSVLVVTVLSSIISVILAIVILCLRDYISYIFTEGETVARAVSDLCPLLAVTLILNGIQPVLSGVAVGCGWQQFVAYVNVGCYYIVGVPLGVLLGFKFNLGAKGIWGGMIGGTFMQTLILLWVTFRTDWNKEVQEAMKRLDKWEDKKQPLLSNDEN, from the exons ATGGCCTCTCTAGAGAagccctcctcctcccctctcctTACACCCTCCACTACTGTAAACCACGGCCACGGCCACGACCATGATCATGACCACGATCAATTACCGCCGTCCACGTCGGCTACAACGCACGGCGTGGACGCGCGGCTGGAGAGCATCCTCACCGACGCGTCGCTGCCGTGGAGGCGGCGCGCATGGTGTGCGTTGGGGATCGAGCTGCGGCTCCTGCTGGCGCTCGCGGCGCCCGCGGTGGCCGTGTACATGATCAACTACGTCATGTCGATGTCGACGCAGATCTTCTCCGGCCACCTCGGCAACCTCGAGCTGGCCGCCGCCTCCCTCGGCAACACCGGCATACAGATCTTCGCCTACGGCCTCATG CTAGGGATGGGATCCGCAGTGGAGACTCTATGCGGACAGGCGTACGGGGCGCACAAGTACGAGATGCTCGGAATATACCTCCAACGGTCAACGGTCCTCCTAACCGCCACCGGGATTCCACTCGCCGTAGTCTACGCCTTTTCCCGCCCGATCCTAGTCCTCCTCGGCGAGTCCCCCGAGATCGCCGAGGCCGCATCCATTTTCGTGTACGGACTCATCCCCCAGATATTCGCGTACGCCGTGAACTTCCCCATACAAAAGTTTATGCAGGCGCAGAGCATCGTGGCGCCGAGCGCGTACATTAGCACGGCCACGCTTATCGTGCACCTGCTGCTGAGCTGGGGTGTGGTGTACAAGGTGGGCTTGGGCCTCTTGGGGGCCTCTCTGGTGCTGAGCCTGAGCTGGTGGATCATAGTGGGGGCCCAGTTCGTCTACATCGCGGCGAGCCCGCGGTGCCGGCTCACGTGGACCGGGTTCTCGTGGCAGGCGTTCGCCGGGCTCGGCGAGTTCTTCAAGCtgtcggcggcgtcggcggtgATGCTCTGCCTCGAGACCTGGTACTTCCAGGTGCTCGTGCTTATTGCCGGGCTTCTCGAGAACCCGGAGCTGGCGCTCGATTCGCTCTCCGTGTG CATGACGTTATCCGGTTGGGTGTTCATGATCTCGGTCGGGTTTAATGCTGCTGCAAG TGTGAGAGTGAGCAACGAACTTGGCGCCGGAAACCCTAAATCCGCGGCATTCTCAGTGTTGGTGGTGACGGTGCTATCGTCTATAATATCGGTGATACTAGCAATTGTGATCCTCTGCCTCCGCGACTACATAAGCTATATATTCACCGAGGGCGAGACGGTGGCCCGCGCCGTCTCCGACCTTTGCCCGTTGCTCGCAGTCACCCTCATCCTCAACGGAATCCAACCCGTCTTATCTG GTGTGGCTGTTGG GGAATATGGGGAGGAATGATAGGAGGTACATTCATGCAAACCCTTATCCTGCTGTGGGTCACGTTCCGAACTGATTGGAACAAAGAG GTGCAAGAAGCCATGAAAAGATTGGATAAGTGGGAGGACAAGAAACAACCGCTTCTGTCAAATGATGAGAACTAA